One Eubalaena glacialis isolate mEubGla1 chromosome 11, mEubGla1.1.hap2.+ XY, whole genome shotgun sequence DNA segment encodes these proteins:
- the ENO2 gene encoding gamma-enolase isoform X1 — protein MRLQGRRAGRLKNPWSLWCPLSPSSFHVPLPGLFRAAVPSGASTGIYEALELRDGDKQRYLGKGVLKAVDHINTTIAPALISSGLSVVEQEKLDNLMLDLDGTENKSKFGANAILGVSLAVCKAGAAEQELPLYRHIAQLAGNSDLILPVPAFNVINGGSHAGNKLAMQEFMILPVGAESFRDAMRLGAEVYHTLKGVIKDKYGKDATNVGDEGGFAPNILENSEALELVKEAIDKAGYTEKIVIGMDVAASEFYRDGKYDLDFKSPANPSRYITGDQLGALYQDFVRDYPVVSIEDPFDQDDWAAWCKFTANVGIQIVGDDLTVTNPKRIERAVEEKACNCLLLKVNQIGSVTEAIQACKLAQENGWGVMVSHRSGETEDTFIADLVVGLCTGQIKTGAPCRSERLAKYNQLMRIEEELGDEARFAGHNFRNPSVL, from the exons ATGCGGCTGCAGGGGCGTAGAGCTGGAAGGCTGAAGAATCCCTGGTCCCTGTGGTgtcctctctctccatcctcatTCCACGTTCCCCTCCCAGGGCTTTTCCGGGCTGCGGTGCCCAGTGGAGCCTCCACCGGTATCTATGAGGCCCTGGAGCTAAGGGATGGGGACAAACAGCGTTACTTAGGCAAAG GTGTCCTGAAGGCAGTGGACCACATCAACACCACCATCGCCCCGGCCCTCATCAGCTCA GGTCTCTCTGTGGTGGAACAAGAGAAGCTGGACAACCTGATGTTGGACTTGGACGGGACTGAGAACAAGT CCAAGTTTGGGGCCAATGCCATCCTGGGTGTGTCCCTGGCCGTGTGTAAGGCAGGGGCGGCCGAGCAGGAATTGCCCCTCTACCGCCACATTGCTCAGCTGGCTGGGAACTCAGACCTCATCCTGCCTGTGCCG GCCTTCAACGTGATCAATGGGGGCTCCCATGCTGGGAACAAGCTGGCCATGCAGGAGTTTATGATCCTCCCAGTGGGCGCTGAGAGCTTTCGGGATGCCATGCGACTCGGGGCGGAGGTCTATCACACACTCAAGGGCGTCATCAAGGACAAGTATGGCAAGGATGCCACCAACGTGGGAGATGAGGGTGGCTTTGCCCCCAATATCCTGGAGAACAGTGAAG CCTTGGAGCTGGTGAAGGAAGCCATTGACAAGGCTGGCTACACAGAAAAGATCGTCATTGGCATGGATGTCGCCGCCTCGGAGTTTTATCGTGATGGCAAATACGACTTGGACTTCAAGTCTCCCGCTAATCCTTCCCGATACATCACTGGGGACCAGCTGGGGGCCCTCTACCAGGACTTTGTCAGGGACTATCCTG TGGTCTCCATCGAGGACCCCTTTGACCAGGACGACTGGGCTGCCTGGTGCAAGTTCACAGCCAACGTGGGGATCCAGATTGTGGGTGATGACCTGACAGTGACCAACCCAAAGCGAATCGAGAGGGCCGTGGAGGAGAAGGCCTGCAACTGTCTGCTGCTGAAGGTCAACCAGATCGGTTCGGTCACCGAAGCCATCCAAGC GTGCAAGCTGGCCCAGGAGAATGGCTGGGGTGTCATGGTGAGTCACCGCTCGGGAGAGACTGAGGACACGTTCATTGCGGACCTGGTGGTAGGGCTGTGCACAGGCCAG ATCAAGACTGGTGCCCCATGCCGTTCTGAGCGTCTGGCTAAGTACAACCAGCTCATGAG AATCGAAGAAGAGCTGGGGGACGAAGCTCGCTTCGCCGGACATAATTTCCGCAATCCCAGCGTGCTGTGA
- the ENO2 gene encoding gamma-enolase isoform X2, protein MSIEKIWAREILDSRGNPTVEVDLYTAKGLFRAAVPSGASTGIYEALELRDGDKQRYLGKGVLKAVDHINTTIAPALISSGLSVVEQEKLDNLMLDLDGTENKSKFGANAILGVSLAVCKAGAAEQELPLYRHIAQLAGNSDLILPVPAFNVINGGSHAGNKLAMQEFMILPVGAESFRDAMRLGAEVYHTLKGVIKDKYGKDATNVGDEGGFAPNILENSEALELVKEAIDKAGYTEKIVIGMDVAASEFYRDGKYDLDFKSPANPSRYITGDQLGALYQDFVRDYPVVSIEDPFDQDDWAAWCKFTANVGIQIVGDDLTVTNPKRIERAVEEKACNCLLLKVNQIGSVTEAIQACKLAQENGWGVMVSHRSGETEDTFIADLVVGLCTGQIKTGAPCRSERLAKYNQLMRIEEELGDEARFAGHNFRNPSVL, encoded by the exons ATGTCCATAGAGAAGATCTGGGCCCGGGAGATCCTGGACTCCCGTGGGAATCCCACGGTGGAGGTGGATCTCTACACTGCCAAAG GGCTTTTCCGGGCTGCGGTGCCCAGTGGAGCCTCCACCGGTATCTATGAGGCCCTGGAGCTAAGGGATGGGGACAAACAGCGTTACTTAGGCAAAG GTGTCCTGAAGGCAGTGGACCACATCAACACCACCATCGCCCCGGCCCTCATCAGCTCA GGTCTCTCTGTGGTGGAACAAGAGAAGCTGGACAACCTGATGTTGGACTTGGACGGGACTGAGAACAAGT CCAAGTTTGGGGCCAATGCCATCCTGGGTGTGTCCCTGGCCGTGTGTAAGGCAGGGGCGGCCGAGCAGGAATTGCCCCTCTACCGCCACATTGCTCAGCTGGCTGGGAACTCAGACCTCATCCTGCCTGTGCCG GCCTTCAACGTGATCAATGGGGGCTCCCATGCTGGGAACAAGCTGGCCATGCAGGAGTTTATGATCCTCCCAGTGGGCGCTGAGAGCTTTCGGGATGCCATGCGACTCGGGGCGGAGGTCTATCACACACTCAAGGGCGTCATCAAGGACAAGTATGGCAAGGATGCCACCAACGTGGGAGATGAGGGTGGCTTTGCCCCCAATATCCTGGAGAACAGTGAAG CCTTGGAGCTGGTGAAGGAAGCCATTGACAAGGCTGGCTACACAGAAAAGATCGTCATTGGCATGGATGTCGCCGCCTCGGAGTTTTATCGTGATGGCAAATACGACTTGGACTTCAAGTCTCCCGCTAATCCTTCCCGATACATCACTGGGGACCAGCTGGGGGCCCTCTACCAGGACTTTGTCAGGGACTATCCTG TGGTCTCCATCGAGGACCCCTTTGACCAGGACGACTGGGCTGCCTGGTGCAAGTTCACAGCCAACGTGGGGATCCAGATTGTGGGTGATGACCTGACAGTGACCAACCCAAAGCGAATCGAGAGGGCCGTGGAGGAGAAGGCCTGCAACTGTCTGCTGCTGAAGGTCAACCAGATCGGTTCGGTCACCGAAGCCATCCAAGC GTGCAAGCTGGCCCAGGAGAATGGCTGGGGTGTCATGGTGAGTCACCGCTCGGGAGAGACTGAGGACACGTTCATTGCGGACCTGGTGGTAGGGCTGTGCACAGGCCAG ATCAAGACTGGTGCCCCATGCCGTTCTGAGCGTCTGGCTAAGTACAACCAGCTCATGAG AATCGAAGAAGAGCTGGGGGACGAAGCTCGCTTCGCCGGACATAATTTCCGCAATCCCAGCGTGCTGTGA
- the ENO2 gene encoding gamma-enolase isoform X3 yields MRLQGRRAGRLKNPWSLWCPLSPSSFHVPLPGLFRAAVPSGASTGIYEALELRDGDKQRYLGKGVLKAVDHINTTIAPALISSGLSVVEQEKLDNLMLDLDGTENKSKFGANAILGVSLAVCKAGAAEQELPLYRHIAQLAGNSDLILPVPAFNVINGGSHAGNKLAMQEFMILPVGAESFRDAMRLGAEVYHTLKGVIKDKYGKDATNVGDEGGFAPNILENSEALELVKEAIDKAGYTEKIVIGMDVAASEFYRDGKYDLDFKSPANPSRYITGDQLGALYQDFVRDYPVVSIEDPFDQDDWAAWCKFTANVGIQIVGDDLTVTNPKRIERAVEEKACNCLLLKVNQIGSVTEAIQACKLAQENGWGVMIKTGAPCRSERLAKYNQLMRIEEELGDEARFAGHNFRNPSVL; encoded by the exons ATGCGGCTGCAGGGGCGTAGAGCTGGAAGGCTGAAGAATCCCTGGTCCCTGTGGTgtcctctctctccatcctcatTCCACGTTCCCCTCCCAGGGCTTTTCCGGGCTGCGGTGCCCAGTGGAGCCTCCACCGGTATCTATGAGGCCCTGGAGCTAAGGGATGGGGACAAACAGCGTTACTTAGGCAAAG GTGTCCTGAAGGCAGTGGACCACATCAACACCACCATCGCCCCGGCCCTCATCAGCTCA GGTCTCTCTGTGGTGGAACAAGAGAAGCTGGACAACCTGATGTTGGACTTGGACGGGACTGAGAACAAGT CCAAGTTTGGGGCCAATGCCATCCTGGGTGTGTCCCTGGCCGTGTGTAAGGCAGGGGCGGCCGAGCAGGAATTGCCCCTCTACCGCCACATTGCTCAGCTGGCTGGGAACTCAGACCTCATCCTGCCTGTGCCG GCCTTCAACGTGATCAATGGGGGCTCCCATGCTGGGAACAAGCTGGCCATGCAGGAGTTTATGATCCTCCCAGTGGGCGCTGAGAGCTTTCGGGATGCCATGCGACTCGGGGCGGAGGTCTATCACACACTCAAGGGCGTCATCAAGGACAAGTATGGCAAGGATGCCACCAACGTGGGAGATGAGGGTGGCTTTGCCCCCAATATCCTGGAGAACAGTGAAG CCTTGGAGCTGGTGAAGGAAGCCATTGACAAGGCTGGCTACACAGAAAAGATCGTCATTGGCATGGATGTCGCCGCCTCGGAGTTTTATCGTGATGGCAAATACGACTTGGACTTCAAGTCTCCCGCTAATCCTTCCCGATACATCACTGGGGACCAGCTGGGGGCCCTCTACCAGGACTTTGTCAGGGACTATCCTG TGGTCTCCATCGAGGACCCCTTTGACCAGGACGACTGGGCTGCCTGGTGCAAGTTCACAGCCAACGTGGGGATCCAGATTGTGGGTGATGACCTGACAGTGACCAACCCAAAGCGAATCGAGAGGGCCGTGGAGGAGAAGGCCTGCAACTGTCTGCTGCTGAAGGTCAACCAGATCGGTTCGGTCACCGAAGCCATCCAAGC GTGCAAGCTGGCCCAGGAGAATGGCTGGGGTGTCATG ATCAAGACTGGTGCCCCATGCCGTTCTGAGCGTCTGGCTAAGTACAACCAGCTCATGAG AATCGAAGAAGAGCTGGGGGACGAAGCTCGCTTCGCCGGACATAATTTCCGCAATCCCAGCGTGCTGTGA